A portion of the Solea senegalensis isolate Sse05_10M linkage group LG17, IFAPA_SoseM_1, whole genome shotgun sequence genome contains these proteins:
- the scara3 gene encoding scavenger receptor class A member 3, producing the protein MKDNYGGYENQLFKEEDFTGEEEEMPSFRGRSRGGCVRCQQSHSLQLAVKVLYGFVAFLIITVAVLASLVFRKVERMSAEESVYHSKISTVQQGLDDLSSTSNCSGCLDVTLYSEEISRLKKEFEDIQRMILGQEQVLDQASQTQATLRAVNARVVRETQNHLTSIRLLNQSLERYVDRVEAWKDVIEETEEKMKTLTEDQYDIKATAHQVNTTVVLSTMWIDALQRKAAEETLVLQRLTTEWQNYSRVLSAIKSNTSNIMQTMRFLQNSMMTDRQRISMSTEVYYDLTQQVMNLQMQLDNVTSYMDEHEENMHDLHYHSRYYENRTGERFSALDGRLNSIEMEIDTVSSSINATVSHVQSMYKYINIESSSCQSRLGRHTEDLQNLNNTVLLLLHLAEALRQQNMLLNVRLNVDVRNLSMVMEEMKLVDVHHTQLMKNFTIVKGAPGPPGPKGNRGETGPKGRAGLIGSKGDSGPMGSRGSIGVKGSLGPKGAPGETGPIGNRGAVGDKGAKGSLGLPGPRGEKGQKGDMGPTGTDGPPGPTGPPGIQGQAGLPGIIGPTGPRGKPGPVGPPGPPGTPGSPGLPYLHEQFNTQQRTDVSAAGSKRQ; encoded by the exons ATAACTATGGTGGATATGAGAACCAGCTTTTTAAAG AGGAGGACTTcactggagaggaagaggaaatgccTTCATTCAGAG gtcgCAGCAGAGGTGGTTGTGTGAGGTGTCAGCAGAGTCATTCTCTCCAGCTCGCCGTCAAAGTCCTCTATGGGTTTGTGGCGTTCCTCATCATCACAGTCGCCGTCCTCGCATCACTCG TGTTCAGGAAAGTTGAAAGGATGTCAGCAGAGGAGTCCGTCTACCACAGTAAGATCTCCACGGTTCAACAAGGATTAGATG ATCTGAGCTCCACCTCAAACTGCTCTGGCTGCCTTGATGTGACTCTGTACAGTGAGGAGATCAGCAGGCTAAAGAAAGAGTTTGAAGATATACAGAGAATGATACTGGGACAAGAGCAG GTCCTGGACCAGGCCTCCCAGACTCAGGCCACTCTGAGGGCCGTCAACGCCCGAGTGGTGCGCGAAACGCAAAACCACCTCACCTCTATCCGACTTCTGAACCAGTCCCTTGAAAGATACGTGGATCGGGTGGAGGCCTGGAAGGATGTGATCgaggagacggaggagaagatgaagactCTCACGGAGGATCAGTACGACATCAAAGCGACGGCACACCAAGTGAACACCACAGTGGTGCTCAG CACGATGTGGATCGATGCCCTGCAGAGGAAAGCCGCCGAGGAGACGCTGGTCCTCCAGAGGTTGACCACCGAATGGCAGAACTACAGCCGGGTTCTGAGCGCAATCAAATCCAACACGAGCAACATCATGCAGACCATGCGCTTCCTCCAAAACAGCATGATGACAGACCGCCAGAGAATTTCCATGTCCACTGAGGTGTATTATGACCTCactcagcag GTGATGAACCTGCAGATGCAGCTTGACAATGTGACATCTTACATGGATgaacatgaggagaacatgcatgACCTGCACTATCATTCCAG ATACTACGAGAACCGCACAGGGGAGCGTTTCTCTGCCTTGGATGGTCGCCTCAACTCCATCGAGATGGAGATTGACACAGTCTCCTCCAGCATCAATGCCACTGTCAGTCATGTCCAGAGCATGTACAAATACATCAACATCGAGAGCTCATCTTGCCAGAGTCGCCTGGGCAGACACACAGAAGACCTACAG AATCTGAACAACACAGTCTTGTTACTCCTCCACTTAGCTGAGGCATTGAGGCAGCAGAATATGTTGCTAAACGTCCGACTGAATGTGGATGTCAGGAACCTGTCCATGGTGATGGAGGAAATGAAGCTAGTGGACGTTCATCATACCCAGCTCATGAAGAACTTCACTATAGTAAAAG GTGCTCCTGGACCTCCAGGGCCCAAAGGGAACCGTGGTGAAACTGGTCCAAAAGGGCGTGCAGGACTTATTGGTAGTAAAGGTGACAGTGGCCCCATGGGAAGCCGTGGGTCAATTGGAGTGAAGGGGTCTCTTGGGCCAAAAGGCGCACCAGGAGAAACAGGTCCCATTGGTAACAGAGGGGCAGTAGGAGACAAAGGAGCGAAAGGCTCTCTTGGTCTGCCTGGCCCACGTGGTGAGAAGGGTCAGAAAGGTGACATGGGCCCCACAGGTACAGATGGGCCCCCAGGACCCACAGGGCCTCCAGGGATCCAGGGTCAGGCAGGACTCCCAGGCATTATTGGGCCAACAGGACCAAGGGGAAAACCAGGACCAGTAGGACCACCTGGACCACCAGGAACCCCTGGATCTCCAGGGCTGCCATACCTTCATGAGCAATTCAACACCCAGCAGCGCACAGATGTGTCTGCCGCTGGGTCCAAGAGGCAGTAA